A single Parabacteroides timonensis DNA region contains:
- a CDS encoding DUF4906 domain-containing protein translates to MKVIYLTKLYLSLALTLTCFLYIGCTGDMERNVDNGIGLRDVNVRFTFSLVGEVSPVTRSIAFTSGEDELGSSSSDSIPEVLPVKTKTSGVDESTVKTLWLGQYDASGNLLIAHYLTDITGNEVEIQLKESPNSSLRFVGNAGDLGKIPTLTAFNDTKINYGTGGLTTSAGLPVNQSCAIFAQLDDQYISINYKQSVALTRMVTKIQLNYTIKSGFTFTLKQLYLRSVPTQMQCNEPTGQVSGVAYQSFMVTPSSDASGTVEWYMPENKAGIIASGKDGYAASMRDKKGSTVSVPNATYIELIGDATVNGTSYKDVSFRLYPGNGMNDYNLKRNTPYIVNLTLSGIDLSDPRVSVVVPDMVAPADMDAAINSTSDLQITLRPGTNWSIVLPDWLSVLIDGKTTEAGNTVDSSGPALVTFKAVTANPNPVVRTLPFTIGDDKFNLNQDGSSFSVEPLSVADLSNTGGTFSSIITATAGLPWTITGGGTGFTPSQTSGSGTATIIYTASNNSGKAARTASYTISVTGADPSRTATVDLRQGVAQGKILYVKEADRSGASSLNYPKDYADKIEVNTSYLTGQRFPASESYCNGLGNGWRLPTMIELWTMYKYREALGIASPGGKFWSSSIDNNTDIYRMGVNFSNGVQDWYNHVSGGSQYQNVRCVRTVN, encoded by the coding sequence ATGAAAGTAATATATTTGACTAAACTGTATCTGTCATTGGCATTAACATTAACCTGCTTTTTGTACATTGGTTGTACGGGCGATATGGAAAGAAATGTCGATAATGGGATTGGGTTGCGAGACGTAAATGTACGTTTTACTTTTTCTTTGGTTGGAGAAGTTTCTCCTGTGACGCGTAGTATTGCATTCACCTCGGGGGAAGATGAATTGGGTTCGTCTTCTTCAGATTCTATCCCTGAGGTTTTACCTGTTAAAACTAAAACCTCCGGTGTAGACGAAAGTACAGTAAAAACTCTTTGGCTTGGTCAGTATGATGCTTCGGGCAATTTGTTGATCGCTCATTATCTGACCGATATAACAGGAAACGAGGTTGAGATTCAGTTGAAAGAATCTCCCAATAGTTCCCTTCGTTTTGTGGGGAATGCAGGTGATTTGGGAAAGATTCCAACATTAACAGCATTCAATGATACAAAGATAAATTATGGAACAGGAGGTCTTACTACTTCGGCAGGTTTACCGGTAAACCAAAGCTGTGCGATATTCGCACAGCTTGATGATCAGTATATATCAATAAATTATAAACAGTCAGTAGCATTAACGCGTATGGTAACAAAAATACAGTTGAATTATACGATAAAGTCCGGTTTCACATTTACGCTAAAGCAGTTGTATCTGCGTAGTGTTCCTACACAGATGCAATGTAATGAACCTACCGGCCAGGTATCAGGTGTGGCGTATCAGAGTTTTATGGTAACTCCTTCATCGGATGCTAGTGGAACAGTCGAATGGTATATGCCTGAAAACAAAGCGGGTATTATAGCCAGCGGAAAAGACGGTTATGCAGCTTCTATGCGTGATAAGAAAGGAAGTACAGTCTCTGTACCGAATGCGACTTATATCGAATTGATAGGAGACGCGACAGTGAATGGAACGAGCTATAAGGATGTCTCTTTCCGGTTGTATCCGGGTAACGGAATGAATGATTATAACTTGAAGCGTAACACTCCTTATATTGTGAACCTGACACTGAGCGGGATCGACCTGTCTGATCCCCGTGTATCTGTGGTGGTGCCTGATATGGTGGCACCGGCTGATATGGATGCGGCTATCAATTCAACCAGTGATCTTCAAATAACTTTGCGTCCCGGAACAAATTGGTCGATTGTATTACCTGATTGGTTGTCAGTTTTAATTGACGGAAAAACAACAGAAGCCGGAAATACAGTCGATTCTAGTGGCCCTGCCCTTGTTACATTCAAAGCTGTTACAGCCAATCCTAACCCTGTAGTTCGCACCCTCCCGTTTACAATAGGGGATGATAAATTTAATCTGAACCAGGATGGCTCTTCCTTTTCTGTGGAACCTTTAAGCGTTGCGGATCTTTCAAATACCGGGGGGACTTTTAGTTCAATCATAACGGCAACAGCAGGTCTGCCGTGGACAATAACAGGTGGAGGTACCGGGTTTACTCCCAGTCAAACTTCAGGCTCCGGAACCGCAACTATAATCTATACTGCATCGAATAATTCCGGTAAAGCAGCCCGCACCGCATCTTATACAATTTCCGTGACAGGAGCTGATCCGTCTCGCACTGCTACCGTGGATTTAAGACAGGGAGTTGCTCAAGGCAAGATCTTATATGTAAAGGAAGCTGATAGAAGTGGGGCGTCATCCCTTAATTATCCAAAGGATTATGCGGATAAAATAGAAGTGAATACATCCTATTTGACAGGTCAAAGATTTCCTGCTTCAGAATCTTATTGTAATGGTTTAGGTAATGGTTGGAGGTTACCAACAATGATTGAACTTTGGACAATGTATAAATACAGAGAAGCATTAGGTATTGCGAGTCCAGGAGGAAAATTTTGGAGTAGTTCTATTGATAATAATACTGATATTTATCGTATGGGGGTAAATTTTTCCAATGGAGTTCAGGATTGGTATAATCATGTATCGGGAGGATCACAGTATCAAAACGTTCGGTGTGTCCGTACTGTCAATTAA
- a CDS encoding DUF4906 domain-containing protein, protein MEQKKYIVNGLTLFFVATSLFLLSCDDGTESKLAAEMKNVNVCFNFTLEGEVTPITRSVAFTSKEELGSDPSEITTEISKMATKAMSVNENSVKTLWLGQYDASGNLLISHYLNDVTGNTVQVQLKESPNCSLRFVGNVGDLGKIATLTEFNETKINYVTGTGGLTTSAGLPVNLSCAIFAQLDNQSISINYEQTIQLTRMVTKIQLNYTIKSGFTFTLKQLYLRSVPTQMQCNEPTGQVPGVAYQSFTVTPSSDASGTVEWYMPENKAGIIASGKDGYAASMRDKKGSTVSVPNATYIELVGDATVNGTTYKDVSFRIYPGNGINDYNLKRNTPYVVNLTLSGIDFSDPRVSVTVPDIVAPAAIDAAIDSTTTLQVTTRPGVAWVIALPDWLSAVVDGKENVPSSGILNYKGPAEVLFKAVSANPDAKDRKISFDIDVNGIDKNIEVIQEASVFTAAGTITKITKEVNSSAVGSVTATAGLKWTVSSETNNGITVSPTSGSGDAVLTFTASANTGAERLDSFTVSVVGADPVRKVTVKAIQEAGTNVVTINNAIVESFKKNGPPNSNYRIFNYDGGSSTEITGSDLNGNSQTRTLTKEYIIEVEKTERGSRCANYAAAVSYCKNKSGGWRVPTLIELHAMYENQTTLMKNGVAAFMNDHYWSSSNHRFGNERCTKNFANGSYDYWNIINTLRYVRCVRDKND, encoded by the coding sequence TATATAGTAAATGGGTTGACTCTGTTTTTTGTAGCGACTTCCTTATTTTTATTAAGTTGTGATGATGGTACAGAATCTAAGTTGGCAGCAGAAATGAAAAATGTGAATGTTTGTTTTAATTTCACATTAGAGGGCGAAGTTACCCCTATAACACGTAGTGTGGCATTCACATCAAAAGAAGAGTTGGGATCTGACCCTTCTGAAATAACTACTGAAATATCAAAGATGGCAACCAAAGCGATGAGCGTCAATGAAAACTCGGTAAAAACTCTTTGGTTGGGTCAGTATGATGCTTCCGGTAATTTATTGATCTCTCATTATTTGAATGATGTAACAGGGAATACGGTCCAGGTTCAATTGAAAGAGTCTCCAAACTGTTCTCTTCGCTTTGTTGGAAATGTAGGGGATTTGGGAAAGATTGCGACGTTGACCGAATTCAATGAAACAAAGATAAATTATGTAACAGGAACGGGAGGTCTAACTACTTCGGCAGGTTTACCGGTAAACCTTAGTTGTGCGATATTCGCACAACTAGATAATCAATCTATATCAATAAATTATGAACAGACAATTCAATTAACGCGTATGGTGACAAAAATACAGTTGAATTATACGATAAAGTCCGGTTTCACATTTACGCTAAAGCAGCTGTATCTGCGTAGTGTTCCTACACAGATGCAATGTAATGAACCTACCGGCCAGGTACCAGGTGTGGCGTATCAGAGTTTTACAGTAACTCCTTCATCGGATGCCAGTGGAACAGTCGAATGGTATATGCCTGAAAACAAAGCGGGTATTATAGCCAGCGGAAAAGACGGCTATGCAGCTTCTATGCGTGATAAGAAAGGAAGTACAGTCTCTGTACCGAATGCTACTTATATCGAGCTTGTCGGGGATGCCACTGTAAATGGAACTACCTATAAGGATGTCTCTTTCCGTATTTATCCCGGTAACGGTATCAATGATTATAATCTGAAACGGAATACTCCTTATGTCGTGAATCTGACCTTGAGTGGTATTGACTTCTCTGATCCCCGTGTGTCGGTCACGGTTCCCGATATTGTAGCTCCGGCAGCTATAGATGCTGCGATTGACTCAACGACAACCCTACAGGTGACGACTCGTCCGGGGGTAGCTTGGGTAATCGCATTGCCAGACTGGTTGTCGGCAGTAGTGGATGGAAAAGAAAATGTGCCTTCAAGTGGAATCCTCAATTATAAAGGTCCGGCAGAAGTCTTGTTTAAAGCTGTTTCAGCCAATCCGGACGCGAAAGACAGAAAGATATCTTTTGATATAGATGTTAATGGAATTGACAAAAATATTGAGGTGATTCAAGAAGCATCAGTGTTTACTGCTGCCGGTACGATTACAAAAATAACTAAAGAGGTAAATAGTAGTGCTGTCGGTTCGGTAACTGCTACTGCCGGTTTAAAATGGACTGTATCCTCTGAAACAAATAATGGTATCACTGTGAGCCCCACTAGTGGCAGTGGTGATGCTGTACTTACGTTTACGGCGTCTGCTAATACCGGTGCAGAACGTTTAGATTCATTTACTGTATCGGTAGTAGGTGCGGATCCGGTTCGTAAAGTTACGGTAAAAGCCATTCAAGAGGCGGGAACTAATGTGGTCACTATAAATAATGCAATTGTTGAAAGTTTTAAAAAGAACGGGCCTCCCAATAGCAATTACCGTATATTTAATTATGACGGCGGATCATCTACCGAAATAACAGGCTCTGATTTGAACGGAAATTCTCAGACTCGTACGCTGACTAAGGAATACATAATTGAAGTCGAGAAGACCGAACGAGGATCAAGATGCGCTAATTATGCCGCTGCGGTTAGTTACTGTAAAAATAAAAGTGGAGGATGGCGTGTACCTACTTTAATCGAACTGCATGCTATGTATGAAAATCAGACTACATTAATGAAAAATGGAGTCGCGGCGTTCATGAATGACCATTACTGGAGTAGTTCGAATCATAGATTTGGAAATGAAAGATGCACAAAAAATTTTGCTAATGGATCCTACGACTATTGGAACATTATAAATACACTTCGGTATGTTCGCTGTGTCCGAGACAAAAACGATTAA